One genomic region from Elusimicrobiota bacterium encodes:
- the yidD gene encoding membrane protein insertion efficiency factor YidD, with protein MRLLSIWFIRIYQFFARPFPQQCRFYPSCSQYAVESLEKFGFIKGWFLTLKRLLKCGPWHPGGYDAVP; from the coding sequence CATCAGAATATATCAATTTTTTGCAAGACCATTCCCACAACAGTGTAGATTCTATCCGAGTTGTTCACAGTATGCTGTGGAATCGTTGGAAAAATTCGGGTTTATAAAAGGCTGGTTTTTAACTTTAAAACGGCTGTTGAAATGTGGCCCCTGGCACCCAGGTGGCTATGATGCTGTACCATAG